A region of Vitis riparia cultivar Riparia Gloire de Montpellier isolate 1030 chromosome 1, EGFV_Vit.rip_1.0, whole genome shotgun sequence DNA encodes the following proteins:
- the LOC117913497 gene encoding uncharacterized protein LOC117913497 isoform X1, which yields MAAESNTGFHLQNLGSAMNRHAISFQSGAINSTSEMIPMASYFGVTNTAGMIMPGNSNIINNNPVITQAGNSSGSLLLDSVPGLKHDTGLAVEWSIEEQYRLEEGLDKYVLCSRFADEPSIMRYIKIAATLRDKTVRDVALRCRWMTRKRRKQEEHNMGKKVNIRKDKLVETSSKAIIPSAPPLDVATYSLMMQHMDRNEHLPCEVSALNDTAKHLLEQNAQVFNQITANLSTFKLQDNIDLFCRTRDNITAILNDMRDMPGIMSHMPPLNVYINEDLANSILPNTSQTMMYGLPSGIHVKQEPRC from the exons ATGGCTGCCGAGTCGAACACTGGCTTTCACTTGCAGAATCTAGGTTCAGCTATGAACCGGCATGCGATATCTTTTCAGTCAGGTGCAATAAATAGTACATCTGAAATGATTCCAATGGCCAGTTACTTTGGGGTAACTAATACAGCCGGCATGATCATGCCGGGAAATTCCAACATCATTAACAACAACCCAGTGATTACTCAAGCTGGGAATTCTTCTGGTTCTCTTCTCCTTGATTCAGTGCCAGGGTTGAAGCATGATACTGGCTTGGCAGTTGAGTGGTCTATAGAGGAACAGTACAGATTGGAGGAAGGTCTTGACAAGTATGTACTTTGTTCAAG GTTTGCTGATGAACCAAGTATTATGAGGTACATAAAGATTGCAGCTACATTGCGTGACAAAACTGTACGGGATGTTGCCCTGAGGTGTAGGTGGATGACG agaaaaagaaggaaacagGAAGAGCACAATATGGGAAAGAAAGTGAACATTAGGAAG GATAAGCTGGTGGAAACATCTTCAAAGGCTATTATACCTTCAGCTCCACCACTGGATGTGGCTACATATTCTCTTATGATGCAACATATGGACCGGAATGAACACTTGCCCTGCGAAG TCTCAGCATTAAACGACACAGCCAAACATCTTTTGGAACAGAATGCTCAGGTTTTTAATCAAATCACAGCTAACCTTTCTACTTTCAAG TTACAGGATAACATTGACCTCTTCTGTCGCACGAGGGATAACATTACTGCCATCCTAAATGA CATGAGAGATATGCCTGGCATAATGAGCCACATGCCACCACTCAATGTGTACATCAATGAGGATCTTGCAAATAGTATTCTGCCTAATACATCTCAG ACAATGATGTATGGCTTGCCGAGTGGAATCCATGTGAAGCAGGAGCCGAGATGCTGA
- the LOC117913497 gene encoding uncharacterized protein LOC117913497 isoform X4: protein MAAESNTGFHLQNLGSAMNRHAISFQSGAINSTSEMIPMASYFGVTNTAGMIMPGNSNIINNNPVITQAGNSSGSLLLDSVPGLKHDTGLAVEWSIEEQYRLEEGLDKYVLCSRFADEPSIMRYIKIAATLRDKTVRDVALRCRWMTRKRRKQEEHNMGKKVNIRKDKLVETSSKAIIPSAPPLDVATYSLMMQHMDRNEHLPCEVSALNDTAKHLLEQNAQVFNQITANLSTFKLQDNIDLFCRTRDNITAILNDMRDMPGIMSHMPPLNVYINEDLANSILPNTSQVPKGNLGLKS, encoded by the exons ATGGCTGCCGAGTCGAACACTGGCTTTCACTTGCAGAATCTAGGTTCAGCTATGAACCGGCATGCGATATCTTTTCAGTCAGGTGCAATAAATAGTACATCTGAAATGATTCCAATGGCCAGTTACTTTGGGGTAACTAATACAGCCGGCATGATCATGCCGGGAAATTCCAACATCATTAACAACAACCCAGTGATTACTCAAGCTGGGAATTCTTCTGGTTCTCTTCTCCTTGATTCAGTGCCAGGGTTGAAGCATGATACTGGCTTGGCAGTTGAGTGGTCTATAGAGGAACAGTACAGATTGGAGGAAGGTCTTGACAAGTATGTACTTTGTTCAAG GTTTGCTGATGAACCAAGTATTATGAGGTACATAAAGATTGCAGCTACATTGCGTGACAAAACTGTACGGGATGTTGCCCTGAGGTGTAGGTGGATGACG agaaaaagaaggaaacagGAAGAGCACAATATGGGAAAGAAAGTGAACATTAGGAAG GATAAGCTGGTGGAAACATCTTCAAAGGCTATTATACCTTCAGCTCCACCACTGGATGTGGCTACATATTCTCTTATGATGCAACATATGGACCGGAATGAACACTTGCCCTGCGAAG TCTCAGCATTAAACGACACAGCCAAACATCTTTTGGAACAGAATGCTCAGGTTTTTAATCAAATCACAGCTAACCTTTCTACTTTCAAG TTACAGGATAACATTGACCTCTTCTGTCGCACGAGGGATAACATTACTGCCATCCTAAATGA CATGAGAGATATGCCTGGCATAATGAGCCACATGCCACCACTCAATGTGTACATCAATGAGGATCTTGCAAATAGTATTCTGCCTAATACATCTCAG
- the LOC117913497 gene encoding uncharacterized protein LOC117913497 isoform X2, whose translation MAAESNTGFHLQNLGSAMNRHAISFQSGAINSTSEMIPMASYFGVTNTAGMIMPGNSNIINNNPVITQAGNSSGSLLLDSVPGLKHDTGLAVEWSIEEQYRLEEGLDKYVLCSRFADEPSIMRYIKIAATLRDKTVRDVALRCRWMTRKRRKQEEHNMGKKVNIRKDKLVETSSKAIIPSAPPLDVATYSLMMQHMDRNEHLPCEALNDTAKHLLEQNAQVFNQITANLSTFKLQDNIDLFCRTRDNITAILNDMRDMPGIMSHMPPLNVYINEDLANSILPNTSQTMMYGLPSGIHVKQEPRC comes from the exons ATGGCTGCCGAGTCGAACACTGGCTTTCACTTGCAGAATCTAGGTTCAGCTATGAACCGGCATGCGATATCTTTTCAGTCAGGTGCAATAAATAGTACATCTGAAATGATTCCAATGGCCAGTTACTTTGGGGTAACTAATACAGCCGGCATGATCATGCCGGGAAATTCCAACATCATTAACAACAACCCAGTGATTACTCAAGCTGGGAATTCTTCTGGTTCTCTTCTCCTTGATTCAGTGCCAGGGTTGAAGCATGATACTGGCTTGGCAGTTGAGTGGTCTATAGAGGAACAGTACAGATTGGAGGAAGGTCTTGACAAGTATGTACTTTGTTCAAG GTTTGCTGATGAACCAAGTATTATGAGGTACATAAAGATTGCAGCTACATTGCGTGACAAAACTGTACGGGATGTTGCCCTGAGGTGTAGGTGGATGACG agaaaaagaaggaaacagGAAGAGCACAATATGGGAAAGAAAGTGAACATTAGGAAG GATAAGCTGGTGGAAACATCTTCAAAGGCTATTATACCTTCAGCTCCACCACTGGATGTGGCTACATATTCTCTTATGATGCAACATATGGACCGGAATGAACACTTGCCCTGCGAAG CATTAAACGACACAGCCAAACATCTTTTGGAACAGAATGCTCAGGTTTTTAATCAAATCACAGCTAACCTTTCTACTTTCAAG TTACAGGATAACATTGACCTCTTCTGTCGCACGAGGGATAACATTACTGCCATCCTAAATGA CATGAGAGATATGCCTGGCATAATGAGCCACATGCCACCACTCAATGTGTACATCAATGAGGATCTTGCAAATAGTATTCTGCCTAATACATCTCAG ACAATGATGTATGGCTTGCCGAGTGGAATCCATGTGAAGCAGGAGCCGAGATGCTGA
- the LOC117913497 gene encoding uncharacterized protein LOC117913497 isoform X3 — protein MAAESNTGFHLQNLGSAMNRHAISFQSGAINSTSEMIPMASYFGVTNTAGMIMPGNSNIINNNPVITQAGNSSGSLLLDSVPGLKHDTGLAVEWSIEEQYRLEEGLDKFADEPSIMRYIKIAATLRDKTVRDVALRCRWMTRKRRKQEEHNMGKKVNIRKDKLVETSSKAIIPSAPPLDVATYSLMMQHMDRNEHLPCEVSALNDTAKHLLEQNAQVFNQITANLSTFKLQDNIDLFCRTRDNITAILNDMRDMPGIMSHMPPLNVYINEDLANSILPNTSQTMMYGLPSGIHVKQEPRC, from the exons ATGGCTGCCGAGTCGAACACTGGCTTTCACTTGCAGAATCTAGGTTCAGCTATGAACCGGCATGCGATATCTTTTCAGTCAGGTGCAATAAATAGTACATCTGAAATGATTCCAATGGCCAGTTACTTTGGGGTAACTAATACAGCCGGCATGATCATGCCGGGAAATTCCAACATCATTAACAACAACCCAGTGATTACTCAAGCTGGGAATTCTTCTGGTTCTCTTCTCCTTGATTCAGTGCCAGGGTTGAAGCATGATACTGGCTTGGCAGTTGAGTGGTCTATAGAGGAACAGTACAGATTGGAGGAAGGTCTTGACAA GTTTGCTGATGAACCAAGTATTATGAGGTACATAAAGATTGCAGCTACATTGCGTGACAAAACTGTACGGGATGTTGCCCTGAGGTGTAGGTGGATGACG agaaaaagaaggaaacagGAAGAGCACAATATGGGAAAGAAAGTGAACATTAGGAAG GATAAGCTGGTGGAAACATCTTCAAAGGCTATTATACCTTCAGCTCCACCACTGGATGTGGCTACATATTCTCTTATGATGCAACATATGGACCGGAATGAACACTTGCCCTGCGAAG TCTCAGCATTAAACGACACAGCCAAACATCTTTTGGAACAGAATGCTCAGGTTTTTAATCAAATCACAGCTAACCTTTCTACTTTCAAG TTACAGGATAACATTGACCTCTTCTGTCGCACGAGGGATAACATTACTGCCATCCTAAATGA CATGAGAGATATGCCTGGCATAATGAGCCACATGCCACCACTCAATGTGTACATCAATGAGGATCTTGCAAATAGTATTCTGCCTAATACATCTCAG ACAATGATGTATGGCTTGCCGAGTGGAATCCATGTGAAGCAGGAGCCGAGATGCTGA